From the Hydrogenothermus marinus genome, one window contains:
- a CDS encoding EF-Tu C-terminal domain-related protein: protein VPVAIEEQMRFAIREGGRTVGAGVVTEIIE, encoded by the coding sequence GGTGCCAGTAGCAATAGAAGAGCAAATGAGATTTGCTATTAGAGAAGGTGGAAGAACTGTTGGTGCTGGTGTTGTTACTGAAATTATTGAGTAA